One part of the Aurantibacillus circumpalustris genome encodes these proteins:
- a CDS encoding LytR/AlgR family response regulator transcription factor, protein MLHAVLIDDEYNGLRSLELLIKKFVPEIKVVAQTTDPAEGVELINNYRPDIVFLDINMPSLNGFEVLEKLEHKNFNLIFTTAHQEYAVAAIKKSATDYLLKPIDSEELLNAVQRIQKRKDEKLMYPDIQSTLKEIVGFNNLRVPLPSKDSIEYVTPSMIIYVEANSNGAKIQLTNMMVLEVSKSLKEYESILCKEGLHFIRIHNSFVININYVTRYVKEGVGYVVLQGNKRIPVSKNKKDEFLSHLKLSDDGFN, encoded by the coding sequence ATGTTACATGCAGTATTAATAGATGATGAATACAATGGTTTACGTAGTTTGGAACTGTTAATTAAAAAATTTGTACCAGAGATTAAAGTTGTTGCTCAAACTACAGATCCTGCGGAAGGAGTTGAATTAATAAATAACTATCGGCCTGATATTGTTTTTTTGGATATCAATATGCCCTCTCTAAATGGTTTTGAAGTTCTTGAAAAATTAGAACACAAAAATTTCAATTTAATTTTTACTACCGCACATCAGGAGTACGCAGTGGCAGCAATAAAAAAGTCGGCAACAGACTATCTGTTAAAACCTATCGATTCGGAAGAATTGCTAAATGCCGTTCAAAGAATTCAGAAAAGAAAAGACGAAAAATTGATGTATCCAGATATTCAGAGCACGCTCAAAGAAATTGTAGGATTTAATAATCTTAGAGTCCCATTGCCTTCTAAAGATAGCATTGAGTACGTAACGCCATCAATGATTATTTACGTTGAAGCCAATTCAAATGGGGCTAAAATTCAATTAACAAATATGATGGTGTTAGAAGTCTCTAAATCACTTAAAGAATATGAATCAATTTTGTGTAAGGAGGGTTTACATTTTATTCGGATTCATAATTCCTTTGTAATTAATATAAATTATGTAACGCGCTATGTTAAGGAAGGTGTAGGTTACGTGGTACTTCAAGGAAATAAGAGAATACCAGTTTCAAAAAATAAAAAGGATGAGTTTCTAAGCCATTTAAAGCTGAGTGATGATGGGTTTAATTAG
- a CDS encoding LamG-like jellyroll fold domain-containing protein: MLKYRTLLFFILLAVYAKSQLSNKPVASYYFNNGKVDTHSRLTRPKMLGISFVEDRFGNKESAIYLHGNNSSYINLGTDSVLKPKKGTISLWVNVELIVQKGTEGWDYNPILITKSHAGDDFYEGYFIGLNFNTNKINVTTSKDHNNQITLNSRGVLSLRKWHHIVMTYDDDWLALYLDNKLEARLQKRFRSVFLNGDSVIIGNTANKKNERYLCGTIDDINIYDRVISQQEVDKLFNESNPDRLTIYLKWLSWILALVLLIIFIVWIIVRKFKRDLEMQNEKNKINAHMNELETRAIRTQMNPHFIFNSLNTLQRFILEEDALNANSYLVKFSKLLRKLLESSISESISLKEEMEILNSYLELEKLRFDKSFEVIIESTISDPKNVQIPFMLIQPFVENAIWHGLLPKQDNRVLKITLSDIDGKTLLCRIDDNGVGRKYSFKQKDPFKKKSMAIEFIKQRLDILEKATGINCSFKITDKENSTGESEGTLVEIVIPKFN, from the coding sequence ATGCTCAAATATAGAACACTGCTTTTCTTTATTTTACTTGCTGTTTATGCAAAGAGTCAATTAAGCAACAAGCCAGTGGCTTCCTATTATTTTAATAATGGTAAAGTCGATACCCACTCGAGATTAACCCGACCAAAGATGCTTGGTATTTCTTTTGTTGAAGACAGATTTGGAAATAAGGAATCAGCAATTTATCTGCATGGAAATAATAGCAGTTATATTAATCTTGGAACAGATAGTGTTTTAAAACCCAAGAAAGGAACTATTTCTTTGTGGGTGAATGTTGAACTTATTGTACAAAAGGGTACTGAAGGTTGGGATTACAATCCAATACTCATTACAAAAAGTCATGCTGGTGATGATTTTTATGAGGGGTATTTTATCGGCTTAAATTTTAATACAAATAAGATTAACGTCACCACCTCTAAGGACCATAATAACCAAATTACACTTAATTCAAGAGGTGTATTAAGTTTAAGAAAATGGCATCATATTGTTATGACTTACGATGATGATTGGCTTGCTCTTTACTTGGATAATAAATTAGAAGCAAGACTTCAAAAAAGATTTAGAAGCGTTTTTTTAAATGGTGATTCAGTTATTATTGGGAATACCGCTAATAAAAAAAATGAACGCTATTTGTGTGGAACAATTGACGATATTAATATTTATGACCGTGTTATTTCTCAACAGGAAGTAGACAAACTGTTCAATGAATCTAATCCAGATAGGTTAACGATTTATCTAAAATGGTTATCCTGGATTTTAGCCTTGGTATTGTTAATAATTTTTATTGTTTGGATTATTGTCCGAAAATTTAAAAGAGATCTTGAAATGCAAAATGAAAAAAATAAAATCAATGCACATATGAATGAGCTTGAAACGAGAGCCATTCGTACGCAAATGAACCCGCATTTTATTTTTAATTCATTAAATACTTTACAACGTTTTATATTGGAAGAGGATGCTTTAAATGCAAATTCTTATTTGGTTAAATTCTCAAAGTTGTTAAGAAAATTGCTTGAAAGTAGTATCTCTGAATCCATTTCATTAAAAGAAGAAATGGAAATTTTAAATAGTTATCTCGAGCTTGAAAAATTACGTTTTGATAAATCGTTTGAAGTAATTATTGAATCAACTATTTCTGATCCAAAAAATGTTCAAATACCTTTTATGTTAATTCAACCTTTTGTTGAAAATGCAATTTGGCATGGTTTGCTTCCAAAACAAGATAATCGCGTTCTTAAAATTACACTTTCTGATATTGATGGAAAAACACTATTATGCCGGATTGATGACAATGGAGTTGGAAGAAAATACAGTTTTAAGCAAAAGGATCCTTTTAAGAAAAAATCGATGGCGATCGAATTTATTAAACAGCGTCTGGATATTCTCGAAAAAGCCACTGGAATTAATTGCTCATTTAAAATAACGGATAAGGAAAATTCTACAGGAGAAAGCGAGGGCACTTTAGTAGAAATTGTGATACCAAAATTCAATTAA